Proteins encoded within one genomic window of Microbacterium sp. LKL04:
- a CDS encoding endo alpha-1,4 polygalactosaminidase — MIVRRALTLLAATVLLLTGCAGQSPPPHDPPAGPRLPPVGGQLDYQLGGAYDPPDGVEMVVRDRAAASVNGLYSVCYVNGFQTQPGELDTWPENLLLRDDGGEPVIDPDWPDEVILDTRKADEIAKIVGPWIRDCASDGFYAVEFDNLDTYTRTDGALSRDDALDLATLLVDTAHDVGLAAGQKNAAEDASFLRSRAGFDFAVVEECAAYEECSAYTEVYGDHVLAIEYTDNLPRPWDEVCGDPETPASVVLRDRELVTPDDPGYVFETCG, encoded by the coding sequence ATGATCGTCCGGCGCGCACTCACCCTGCTCGCCGCGACCGTGTTGCTGCTCACCGGATGCGCCGGCCAGTCGCCGCCGCCGCACGATCCGCCCGCCGGACCGCGGTTGCCGCCCGTCGGAGGCCAGCTCGACTATCAGCTGGGCGGCGCCTATGACCCACCCGACGGTGTCGAGATGGTGGTCCGCGACCGGGCCGCGGCATCCGTCAACGGCCTCTACTCCGTCTGTTACGTCAACGGCTTCCAGACGCAACCCGGCGAGCTCGACACCTGGCCCGAGAATCTCCTGCTCCGCGATGACGGCGGCGAGCCGGTCATCGACCCGGACTGGCCAGACGAGGTCATCCTCGACACTCGCAAGGCGGACGAGATCGCCAAGATCGTCGGGCCTTGGATCCGCGACTGCGCGTCCGACGGGTTCTACGCCGTCGAGTTCGACAACCTCGACACCTACACCCGCACCGACGGCGCCCTCAGCCGCGACGACGCGCTCGACCTCGCGACCCTGCTCGTCGACACCGCGCACGACGTCGGACTCGCTGCCGGTCAGAAGAACGCCGCCGAGGATGCGTCATTCCTCCGCTCGCGAGCCGGCTTCGACTTCGCCGTCGTCGAGGAGTGCGCGGCCTACGAGGAGTGCTCCGCCTACACAGAGGTCTACGGCGACCACGTCCTCGCCATCGAGTACACCGACAACCTCCCCCGCCCGTGGGACGAGGTCTGCGGCGACCCGGAGACACCGGCATCCGTCGTCCTGCGGGATCGAGAGCTCGTCACGCCGGACGATCCGGGGTACGTGTTCGAGACCTGCGGCTGA
- a CDS encoding DUF2199 domain-containing protein: MSEHPRDAAGHELDEYDRHVRFRLPGPVLAHPGSEYADDTWGLIDGDPMQSSFLMVQHVGCFLRALVPVQLTGGYSVTFGVWINVREEDLKHAYETWREPAYVGLAIDGYLANDLLPFGLGGRPVHVEARDEDTYPECVSSPDPELAHVLHATWDHREVLDALPH, from the coding sequence ATGAGCGAGCACCCGCGCGACGCGGCCGGGCACGAGCTCGATGAGTACGACCGCCACGTTCGTTTCCGCCTGCCAGGCCCCGTGCTCGCTCACCCCGGTTCCGAATACGCCGATGACACGTGGGGCTTAATCGACGGCGACCCGATGCAGTCATCGTTCCTGATGGTGCAGCACGTCGGGTGCTTTCTCCGGGCTCTGGTTCCCGTCCAGCTGACCGGCGGCTACTCCGTCACGTTCGGGGTGTGGATCAACGTGCGAGAAGAAGACCTCAAGCACGCGTACGAGACATGGCGGGAGCCGGCCTACGTCGGTCTCGCCATCGACGGCTATCTCGCGAATGACCTCCTTCCGTTCGGCTTGGGCGGCAGACCCGTGCACGTCGAGGCGCGAGACGAGGACACCTACCCGGAGTGCGTGTCCAGCCCGGACCCCGAGCTGGCACACGTCCTCCACGCAACGTGGGACCACCGCGAAGTGCTGGACGCCCTGCCGCACTGA
- a CDS encoding CPBP family intramembrane glutamic endopeptidase, with protein sequence MSTDPTPAASAPTTPDTRGTTTVPWIAVIAFTVIACGLAWLVTLPLWTGDGLATPIAPLLLPVMMFTPAVAALIVTLFLRRTAGRRSWRMLALVPIKPLGRFFGLLGIGLAIAVVVPVFATFIAAATGALQLDLVNFSGFAAALDAQLEAAGTPDIEIPVAALVITQLAFIPVGAVINSFLAFGEELGWRGWLLSALRPLGTWPALLISGVIWGLWHAPIILLGYNFAEPNLLGVGLMVIGCLSFGILLGWLRLRSGNVWPAVLGHGAFNAAAGFAFLVSTPDLQPLAASPLSWPGWLACASIIFLLLALGQFKKSRLPQTGA encoded by the coding sequence ATGAGCACGGACCCCACGCCCGCGGCATCCGCCCCCACCACTCCGGACACGCGCGGAACCACCACCGTCCCGTGGATCGCCGTCATCGCGTTCACGGTCATCGCCTGCGGGCTCGCCTGGCTCGTCACGCTCCCCCTCTGGACGGGTGACGGCCTCGCCACCCCCATCGCACCACTGCTCCTGCCGGTGATGATGTTCACGCCGGCCGTCGCCGCGCTCATCGTCACCCTGTTCCTGCGCCGCACCGCCGGACGGCGGTCCTGGCGCATGCTCGCCCTCGTCCCGATCAAGCCCCTCGGCCGCTTCTTCGGCCTGCTCGGCATCGGACTCGCCATCGCCGTCGTGGTGCCGGTGTTCGCCACGTTCATCGCCGCAGCGACCGGAGCGCTGCAGCTCGACCTCGTGAACTTCTCCGGCTTCGCCGCGGCCCTCGACGCTCAGCTCGAGGCGGCCGGCACGCCGGACATCGAGATCCCGGTGGCGGCGCTCGTCATCACCCAGCTCGCCTTCATCCCCGTCGGCGCCGTCATCAACTCGTTCCTCGCGTTCGGCGAAGAACTCGGCTGGCGCGGGTGGCTGCTCTCCGCACTCCGCCCCCTCGGCACCTGGCCGGCACTCCTCATCAGCGGCGTGATCTGGGGCCTCTGGCACGCGCCGATCATCCTGCTCGGCTACAACTTCGCCGAGCCCAACCTGCTCGGCGTCGGCCTGATGGTGATCGGATGCCTCAGCTTTGGCATCCTCCTCGGCTGGCTCCGCCTGCGGTCCGGCAACGTGTGGCCGGCCGTTCTCGGCCACGGCGCGTTCAACGCCGCCGCGGGCTTCGCCTTCCTGGTGTCGACACCCGACCTGCAGCCGCTCGCGGCATCCCCGCTGAGCTGGCCGGGCTGGCTCGCCTGCGCCAGCATCATCTTTCTGCTGCTGGCCCTTGGCCAGTTCAAGAAGTCACGCCTTCCGCAGACCGGCGCCTGA
- a CDS encoding transcriptional regulator: MTEAATERELLVLPRFKVLGFLCQVDESDYRSLEEFTGLSIPDISKAVGFLDDRSLVQVRKERIGRYAHTVVRATPLGVRTFRNLLDGLRKYGIS, encoded by the coding sequence ATGACCGAAGCCGCGACGGAGCGGGAACTGCTCGTGCTGCCGCGGTTCAAAGTCCTCGGATTCCTGTGCCAGGTCGACGAGTCCGACTACCGGTCACTCGAGGAGTTCACCGGCCTGAGCATCCCCGACATCTCCAAAGCCGTCGGCTTCCTCGACGATCGCTCACTCGTCCAGGTGCGCAAGGAACGTATCGGCCGGTACGCGCACACGGTCGTGCGGGCGACACCCCTCGGGGTACGGACCTTCCGGAACCTGCTCGACGGCCTTCGCAAGTACGGGATAAGCTGA